The following coding sequences are from one Epinephelus moara isolate mb chromosome 7, YSFRI_EMoa_1.0, whole genome shotgun sequence window:
- the si:ch211-214p13.9 gene encoding cell surface glycoprotein CD200 receptor 1-A isoform X3: MRDMMWIYAASILLLSEVWSMDRVVRHLTFNLGSEANLTCSNKTWNETIFVTWTLTLKNKNKICRIAFTPGDPSDYCNDGKSLQNTSRGQSYLHIPNFSNDDVGDYRCESVYNGGVDVHMIHVNITVPPTISMWLEHKDNKMVAVCRAAGGKPAANISWSHAGNSLSVESNSHGFLTVESRFELPEGMDTENLSCVVRHQYWEGERIVKLPKAVYVPRLFIIGGVVIIVLLAGVLFFIQQKLILLRRCKKSVTSPSKPPPTEDVEEVEPYASYVQRVNSIYNSSADLFT; the protein is encoded by the exons ATGAGGGACATGATGTGGATTTATGCCGCTAGTATCCTCTTGTTGTCTGAAGTATGGAGCATGGATCGAG TGGTCAGACACTTAACTTTCAATCTGGGGAGCGAAGCTAACCTGACATGCAGCAATAAGACATGGAATGAGACGATATTTGTCACCTGGACTTTAACActgaaaaataagaataaaatatgtAGAATAGCCTTTACCCCTGGAGACCCAAGCGACTACTGCAATGATGGCAAGTCACTCCAAAACACATCCAGAGGTCAGTCATACCTGCATATCCCAAACTTCTCAAATGATGACGTGGGGGACTACAGGTGTGAGTCAGTTTACAATGGAGGAGTCGACGTTCATATGATACACGTGAATATCACAG TCCCTCCTACTATATCAATGTGGTTGGAGCATAAGGACAACAAGATGGTGGCAGTgtgcagagctgcaggaggaaaaCCTGCTGCCAACATCAGCTGGAGTCACGCAGGAAACTCATTGTCTGTGGAAAGTAACTCACATGGATTTTTAACAGTGGAAAGTCGCTTTGAGCTTCCTGAAGGAATGGACACAGAAAACCTGAGCTGTGTTGTCAGGCACCAGTACTGGGAAGGGGAAAGGATTGTAAAACTCCCAAAAG CAGTTTATGTGCCTCGGCTGTTCATCATTGGTGGTGTGGTGATCATCGTGTTGTTGGCaggagttttattttttatacaacAGAAACTAATATTATTGAG GCGATGCAAGAAGTCCGTAACCTCACCATCCAAACCTCCACCG ACAGAAGATGTGGAGGAAGTGGAGCCCTACGCCAGCTATGTTCAACGTGTGAACTCTATCTATAACTCCTCTGCAGATTTGTTCACATAA
- the si:ch211-214p13.9 gene encoding cell surface glycoprotein CD200 receptor 1 isoform X1, whose amino-acid sequence MRDMMWIYAASILLLSEVWSMDRGPNQNYTSANTNASYPKVVRHLTFNLGSEANLTCSNKTWNETIFVTWTLTLKNKNKICRIAFTPGDPSDYCNDGKSLQNTSRGQSYLHIPNFSNDDVGDYRCESVYNGGVDVHMIHVNITVPPTISMWLEHKDNKMVAVCRAAGGKPAANISWSHAGNSLSVESNSHGFLTVESRFELPEGMDTENLSCVVRHQYWEGERIVKLPKAVYVPRLFIIGGVVIIVLLAGVLFFIQQKLILLRRCKKSVTSPSKPPPTEDVEEVEPYASYVQRVNSIYNSSADLFT is encoded by the exons ATGAGGGACATGATGTGGATTTATGCCGCTAGTATCCTCTTGTTGTCTGAAGTATGGAGCATGGATCGAG GACCCAATCAAAACTACACCTCTGCGAACACCAACGCTTCTTATCCTAAAG TGGTCAGACACTTAACTTTCAATCTGGGGAGCGAAGCTAACCTGACATGCAGCAATAAGACATGGAATGAGACGATATTTGTCACCTGGACTTTAACActgaaaaataagaataaaatatgtAGAATAGCCTTTACCCCTGGAGACCCAAGCGACTACTGCAATGATGGCAAGTCACTCCAAAACACATCCAGAGGTCAGTCATACCTGCATATCCCAAACTTCTCAAATGATGACGTGGGGGACTACAGGTGTGAGTCAGTTTACAATGGAGGAGTCGACGTTCATATGATACACGTGAATATCACAG TCCCTCCTACTATATCAATGTGGTTGGAGCATAAGGACAACAAGATGGTGGCAGTgtgcagagctgcaggaggaaaaCCTGCTGCCAACATCAGCTGGAGTCACGCAGGAAACTCATTGTCTGTGGAAAGTAACTCACATGGATTTTTAACAGTGGAAAGTCGCTTTGAGCTTCCTGAAGGAATGGACACAGAAAACCTGAGCTGTGTTGTCAGGCACCAGTACTGGGAAGGGGAAAGGATTGTAAAACTCCCAAAAG CAGTTTATGTGCCTCGGCTGTTCATCATTGGTGGTGTGGTGATCATCGTGTTGTTGGCaggagttttattttttatacaacAGAAACTAATATTATTGAG GCGATGCAAGAAGTCCGTAACCTCACCATCCAAACCTCCACCG ACAGAAGATGTGGAGGAAGTGGAGCCCTACGCCAGCTATGTTCAACGTGTGAACTCTATCTATAACTCCTCTGCAGATTTGTTCACATAA
- the si:ch211-214p13.7 gene encoding uncharacterized protein si:ch211-214p13.7 — protein MGNCTSRTKKKGKGGKSNTDNKPNEDVTYASIDHSTAKGSPRARATTDDDCDYATVNLPAAALQPETVSKCSSTEENTDDYVLMG, from the exons ATGGGTAACTGCACTTCGAG GACAAAGAAGAAAGGGAAAG GTGGAAAAAGCAACACAGATAACAAG CCTAACGAGGATGTCACGTATGCCTCTATTGACCACAGCACCGCCAAAGGATCACCTAGAGCCAGAGCTACCACTGATGATGATTGTGACTATGCAACAGTTAACCTACCAGCAGCGGCACTCCAACCTGAAACTGTGTCCAAGTGCTCGTCTACAGAGGAGAACACAGATGATTATGTTCTCATGGGGTGA
- the si:ch211-214p13.8 gene encoding B- and T-lymphocyte attenuator, with product MNTSSVMDRLMHTSLLIFCFFTFVCINERGQGSPLSCEVKLTVQQGATWKTGPQQNVTISCPVKHCGESPRVTWCKLLDKYECKQINNHTENVEIRQTDVHGKDELISYLTFTRISIRDDGLYRCYLKEPKYEEISHTISVSVSDLNQGTEYSDNNAGLSHLAKNNADKLSGAGHESAPWLPYFYICVCIALVVLTLTVLTFLSFYGWKRIGTYNLTKRQVSQEMSTHVIPDLPKGNAPLSLVLCDTYSPRTEERPPLQPPQMTTGIQHGLENTADGSQVSDSAVYAIVNHRQLGRTAREHHAATKQNKKAEYATISVS from the exons ATGAACACATCAAGCGTGATGGATAGATTAATGCACACCTCTCTGCTGATATTCTGCTTTTTTACATTTGTCTGCATTAACGAAAGAGGTCAAG GCTCTCCTCTGTCATGTGAAGTTAAGCTTACGGTCCAGCAAGGTGCGACATGGAAAACTGGCCCACAACAAAATGTGACAATCAGCTGTCCTGTCAAACACTGTGGAGAATCACCAAGAGTCACCTGGTGTAAACTGCTCGACAAATACGAATGCAAACAGATCAATAATCACACAGAGAATGTAGAAATAAGACAGACAGATGTACACGGtaaggatgaactgatctcaTATTTGACTTTCACACGGATTTCCATTCGTGACGATGGCCTGTACAGATGCTATTTAAAAGAACCCAAATATGAAGAGATCAGTCACACTATCAGCGTCTCGGTTTCAG ACTTAAACCAGGGGACTGAATACTCTGACAATAATGCAG GTTTAAGCCATTTGGCTAAAAACAATGCGG ATAAACTAAGCGGTGCTGGACATGAGAGTGCACCCTGGCTGCCCTACTTCTACATCTGTGTTTGCATAGCTCTTGTGGTTCTCACACTGACAGTGTTAACCTTCCTGAGTTTTTATGGCTGGAAAC GAATTGGAACGTACAACCTCACAAAGAGACAAGTATCGCAG GAAATGTCCACTCATGTGATACCCGACCTTCCTAAAGGGAATGCTCCGTTATCTCTTGTCCTGTGTGACACCTACTCTCCACGCACTGAGGAAAGACCACCATTACAGCCTCCCCAAATGACCACAGGGATCCAGCATGGTCTTGAAAACACAGCAGACGGCAGTCAAGTGTCAGACAGTGCGGTGTATGCTATCGTCAACCACCGACAGCTTGGGAGAACTGCTAGAGAACACCATGCTGCgactaaacaaaataaaaaggcagaataTGCTACCATCAGTGTTTCCTGA
- the si:ch211-214p13.9 gene encoding cell surface glycoprotein CD200 receptor 1 isoform X2, producing the protein MRDMMWIYAASILLLSEVWSMDRGPNQNYTSANTNASYPKVVRHLTFNLGSEANLTCSNKTWNETIFVTWTLTLKNKNKICRIAFTPGDPSDYCNDGKSLQNTSRGQSYLHIPNFSNDDVGDYRCESVYNGGVDVHMIHVNITVPPTISMWLEHKDNKMVAVCRAAGGKPAANISWSHAGNSLSVESNSHGFLTVESRFELPEGMDTENLSCVVRHQYWEGERIVKLPKVYVPRLFIIGGVVIIVLLAGVLFFIQQKLILLRRCKKSVTSPSKPPPTEDVEEVEPYASYVQRVNSIYNSSADLFT; encoded by the exons ATGAGGGACATGATGTGGATTTATGCCGCTAGTATCCTCTTGTTGTCTGAAGTATGGAGCATGGATCGAG GACCCAATCAAAACTACACCTCTGCGAACACCAACGCTTCTTATCCTAAAG TGGTCAGACACTTAACTTTCAATCTGGGGAGCGAAGCTAACCTGACATGCAGCAATAAGACATGGAATGAGACGATATTTGTCACCTGGACTTTAACActgaaaaataagaataaaatatgtAGAATAGCCTTTACCCCTGGAGACCCAAGCGACTACTGCAATGATGGCAAGTCACTCCAAAACACATCCAGAGGTCAGTCATACCTGCATATCCCAAACTTCTCAAATGATGACGTGGGGGACTACAGGTGTGAGTCAGTTTACAATGGAGGAGTCGACGTTCATATGATACACGTGAATATCACAG TCCCTCCTACTATATCAATGTGGTTGGAGCATAAGGACAACAAGATGGTGGCAGTgtgcagagctgcaggaggaaaaCCTGCTGCCAACATCAGCTGGAGTCACGCAGGAAACTCATTGTCTGTGGAAAGTAACTCACATGGATTTTTAACAGTGGAAAGTCGCTTTGAGCTTCCTGAAGGAATGGACACAGAAAACCTGAGCTGTGTTGTCAGGCACCAGTACTGGGAAGGGGAAAGGATTGTAAAACTCCCAAAAG TTTATGTGCCTCGGCTGTTCATCATTGGTGGTGTGGTGATCATCGTGTTGTTGGCaggagttttattttttatacaacAGAAACTAATATTATTGAG GCGATGCAAGAAGTCCGTAACCTCACCATCCAAACCTCCACCG ACAGAAGATGTGGAGGAAGTGGAGCCCTACGCCAGCTATGTTCAACGTGTGAACTCTATCTATAACTCCTCTGCAGATTTGTTCACATAA